GGAGCCTGCACGACGCGTCCCACCACTGCACCGCCTACGTTCTCGGTGAGCACGGAGACATTACCCGCAGCAACGACGACGGGGAACCCGGCGGTACGGCCGGGCGGCCGATGCTGGAGGTCCTGGGGCGCCGCGAGCTGACCGGTACGGTCGCGGTGGTGAGCCGCTACTTCGGCGGGATCAAGCTCGGCGCGGGCGGCCTGGTCCGCGCGTACGGGCAGGCGGTCGCCGAGACGGTCGACCTGGTAGGAGTGGTCGAACGACGGCCGGTGGTCACCGTCACCGTGATCAGCGACCACGCGCACGCGGGACGTCTCACCCGTGACCTGCACGCCTC
Above is a genomic segment from Actinoallomurus bryophytorum containing:
- a CDS encoding IMPACT family protein — its product is MHAIKQSGVHELEIRRSRFVCALARVTTEPQAQEFIAGRRRSLHDASHHCTAYVLGEHGDITRSNDDGEPGGTAGRPMLEVLGRRELTGTVAVVSRYFGGIKLGAGGLVRAYGQAVAETVDLVGVVERRPVVTVTVISDHAHAGRLTRDLHASPYTLAGARYGGSAEIDVVVPAGELEAFDAWVAAAGGGRARTRRGQAGHVEVPADRR